In Gopherus flavomarginatus isolate rGopFla2 chromosome 5, rGopFla2.mat.asm, whole genome shotgun sequence, one DNA window encodes the following:
- the LOC127051086 gene encoding uncharacterized protein LOC127051086, with protein MMEKGHTRDSVQCRVKVKELRQAYQKTKEANRRSGAGPKTCCFYAKQHAILGGSATSTPPLSVDSKVGVVISAMAEDSADGEDEEEEEEDELAESTQHSILPNSQELFLTQTDLPSQPSQATIPDNEAMEVTSAANFSSLLTPSRRLSQIRRQKKKMRDEMFSEIMEVIRNERAHLNEWKDVVANYRKDASEREDRRDQREERRDARDEK; from the exons atgatggagaaaggccacaccagggactcagtgcagtgcagagtgaaagttaaggagctcagacaagcctaccagaaaaccaaagaagcaaacagaaggtccggggcagggccaaaaacatgctgcttctacgctaagcagcatgcaattctaggggggtccgccaccagcaccccacccctgtccgtggattccaaggtgggggtggtaatctcagccatggctgaggattctgcagacggggaagatgaggaggaggaagaggaggacgagcttgcagaaagcacacagcactccattctccccaacagccaggagctttttctcacccagacggatttaccctcccagccctcccaagccactatcccagacaatgaagccatggaagtgacctctg ctgcaaatttttcaagcctccttactccatcccgaaggctatctcagataaggcggcagaaaaaaaagatgcgagacgaaatgttctcggaaattaTGGAAGTgatccgcaatgaaagagctcatctgaatgagtggaaggatgtggtagcaaattacaggaaagatgccagtgaacgtgaggacaggagggaccaacgtgaggagaggagggacgctcgagatgagaagtag